The Haloplanus sp. GDY1 genomic sequence CGGTCGTATCCCGGGTTTCACGCCACCCTGACCCACCGAGTTGCACACGTCCTCTACGAGGCCGAGCACTTCCAGTACGCACGCGAACTCGCCGAGTACGCGAAAAGCGAGACGGGCATCGACATCCACCCGGGTGCGGAGATCGGCGACTACTTCTTCGTCGATCACGGGACCGGGGTCGTCATCGGCGAGACGGCCACGGTCGGTGACTGGGTCCGGATCTACCAGAACGTGACGCTCGGCGCGCTCCACTTCGAGGAAGAGGAGGGCGAGGAACACATGCTGGCGAAGGGATACAAGCGCCATCCCGACATCGGCGATCACGTCGTCATCGGCGCCGGGAGCAACGTCCTCGGGCCAGTGGAGATCGGCGATCACGTGAGCATCGGCGCGAACTCCTGGGTGACCGACGACGTCCCGGACGACACGAGCGTCTTCATCTCCGATCACCCCGAGCAAGAGCGGAAGCCGAACGGATAGGTGGCGCCGAAACGGGGCCGGAGCCCGGACGACGGGATCACTCGACGGTGGCCCCGCCCGAGTCACTCCAGTTCGCGCTCGATCACGGCCCGCAGGTCGCCGATGTCGGCCGCGTCCCGCATCAGTCGCTCGCCGCCGACCGACAGCGTCAGCCGCGCGTCGGCCGTCGCCGCACCGATATCCCGGACGGGCAGGTCGCCCGCCGCCGCCTCCACCGCGGGCACGTCCGTCGTCTCGACGACCACCCGTCCCGGCGTCTCGTCGAACAGCGCCTCGGCGTCCGCGACGGTGGCCGAGACGCCGACGTCGTCGGTCACCATCTCCGCGAGCGTCACCGCGAGGCCGCCGTGGCTCACGTCGTGGGTCGCGAGCGTCGAGTCGAGGTCGGCGACGGTCGCGAGGGCGTCGACGGTCGACCCGGCGTCGTCGGGCAGGTCGGGGAAGCGGTCGGTCCCGCCAACCTGGGCGAGGTACTCCGACCCACCGAGCGCGCCGCCGCGCGCGCCGACTTCGAGGAGCGTGCCCTCGCCCGTCGCGCCCATCGGCGGCGCGTCGTAGCCGTCGCGAACCCCGATCATCGCCACCGTCGGCGTCGGCGGGATGGGTCCCGCCGCGGAGTCGTTGTACAGCGAGACGTTGCCCCCGACGACCGGCACCGAGAGGTCGCGACACATGTCCGCGAGGCCGTCGACGATGGCGCCGAAGCCGCCGTAGACGTCCGGCTTCTCCGGGTTGCCGCCGTTGAGACAGTCGACCGCGGCGTGGGGGATCGCCCCCTTGGCCGCGAGGTTGGTCGCGTTCTCCAGGGCGACGGCCCGGGCGCCCTCGTAGGGGTTCGCGTCCGTCCACGCCGGAATCGCGCCGGCCGAGAGCGCCAGTCCCGTGCCGGCCTCGCGGATCGCCATCACCGCGGCGTCGTCGCCCGGCCGTCGGGCGGTCCGGGTCCCCACCTCGTGGTCGTACTGCCGGTAGACCCACTCCTTGCTCGCCGTGTTGGGGCTGGCGACGACGGCGTCGAAGGCGTCGGCCGGGTCGACGTCGGGCAGGTCCCGGGGCGCCTCCTCGGGGTCCTCCATCGGCAGGTCGTTCGTCGGCGCGCCGTCGGCGAGGAACTCGGCGGGCACGTCGACGACCGTCTCCCCCTCGAACGTGCAGACGTAGTTGCCGTCGGTCACCTCGCCGATGACCGAACAGCCGAGGTCGTAGCGGTCCGCGATCGCCGCGACCCGGTCGACGTCCTCGGGGCGCACCTCGTAGCACATCCGCTCCTGTGACTCCGCGAGCAGGATCTCCAGGGCCGACATGTTCGGCTCGCGCTGGTGGACGCGGTCGAGTTCGATCTCGGCGCCCAACCCGCCTTTGGCGACGAGTTCGCTGGAGGCGCCGCCGAGGCCCGCGGCGCCCAGGTCGCGGGCCGCCCGGATCAGCCCCTCGTCGATCAGCGCCTCGTTGGCCTCGATCAACAGTTTCTCCGTGTAGGGGTCACCCACCTGGACGGCGGGTCGGTCCTCGGTCTCCGCGTCCTCGCTCAGGTCCTCGCTGGCGAAGGAGGCGCCGCCGAGGCCGTCGCGGCCGGTGGCGTTGCCGACGAGGACGAGTTTGTTGCCCGGCGACTTCGCCTCGGCGGTGACGAGGCGATCCTCGTCCACCAGGCCGACGCAGGCGACGTTGACCAGGGGGTTGCCCTCGTAGTCGTCGTGGAACTCGACGCTGCCGCCGACGGTGGGGACGCCGATGGCGTTGCCGTAGTCGGCGATGCCCTCGACGACCCCCTCGAAGAGGTAGCGGGAGTGTTCGCGGTCGAAACCGCCGAAGTAGAGGGAGTCGGTCAGCGCGATGGGGTAGGCGCCCATCGAGAGGATGTCGCGGACGATGCCGCCGACGCCCGTCGCCGCGCCGTCGTACGGGTCGACGTAGGATGGGTGGTTGTGGCTCTCGATCCCCATGGCGACGTAGGTCTCCTCGCCGTCGGCGGCGTGGGTGGGCAGGGAGACGACCGCGGCGTCGTCGCCCGGGCCGACGACGACCTGTTCCGCCTCGCTGTCGAACGCCGACAGCAGCGGCCGGGACGACCGGTAGGCGCAGTGTTCGCTCCAGAGGTTCTCGAAGAGCGCCGCCTCGGCGGGCGTGGGGTCCCGCCCGAGTTCGGCGGCGACGAGGTCGTGATCCGGGTCGGACAGGCTCATTCACTCCCGTCTTTCGCGCTCCGGAGGTAATGTCTTTCCATGTGTGCCACACCTCGGCCTCCGGCTCCCCGCCGGGGCCGCGGACCGGCGGCCTTTTTACTGCCGGCATCCCACTGTACGACCGTGTTATCGGTCGAGTTGCACACGCACTCGTCGCTCTCCCACGACGGCCGCGATCCGGTCGACCACCTGCTCGAACAGGCGGCGTCGGTCGGTCTGGACGCCCTCGCCGTCACCGATCACGACGAGATCGACGCCAGCCTCGACGCCGTCGAGAAGGCCCCCGACTACGGCCTGATCGGCATCCCGGGGATGGAGATCACCTCCGCCGCCGGCCACGTCCTCGCGTTCGGGATCCGGGACCTGATCCCCGCCGGCCTCCCCTTCGAGGCGACCCTCGACCGCATCCACGAACAGGGCGGCATCGCCGTGATCCCCCACCCCTTCCAGGCGTCCCGCCACGGCGTCGCGCCACACGTCACCGGGCCGGCGCTCGCGAGCGCGGACGCCATCGAGGTGTACAACTCCCGCCTCCTGACCGGGCGAGCCAACCGGAAGGCCGAGCGCTTCGCCGCCACTCACGACCTCCCGATGACCGCCGGGAGCGACGCCCACATCGCCGAGATGGTCGGGCAAGCGATCACCGAGGTCGACGCCGACGAGCGCACGGCCGAGAGCATCCTCGACGCCATCGCGGCCGGTCGAACGAGCGTCGTGGGCCGGCGCACGCCGTGGCGGATCAGCTTCCGGCAGGCCGCCGGCGGGGCGAAACGCCGGCTGATGCGCGCGCTCGGTAACCTGCTGTGATCCGCGGCGCCGACCCCGCGACCGTCCGCCGCGCCCTCGATGCCGGCGATCCGCTCCCCGGCACCGGCGGCTTCGCCGGCCGCCTCGACGGCCGCCTCGTCCGCGACGTCCTCGGCCGCCGACCCCTGTTCGGGACGCCCGCCGACTGGGGGTTCGCGCCCGACGACGTGACCGGCCCCGACTCCTCGCCCGTCCCGGCGGGCCACGTCCGCGAACGCGTCGACGGCCACCTCGTCGACCGCCGCGTCTGGTCGCTCCCCGACCCGCCGACCGAAACGGACGACGACGCGGCCGTCGGGGCCGTCTCCCGGGCCGTCCGCGGGGCCGTCTCGGCCGTCGACGGGAGCGACCTCGCCGTCGCCTTCTCCGGCGGCGTCGACTCCGCCCTCGTCGCCGCCGGCGTCCCCGACGCCCCCTGCTACGTCGCCGGCTTCCCCGACGCCCACGACGTGACCGCCGCGCGGGACGCGGCCGCGGCGATGGATCGCGACCTCCGGGTCGTCGAACTCGACCACGACGCCCTCGAACGCGCCGTCCCCGAGGTGGTCGCGGCGACGGGGCGGACCGACGCCATGACCGTCAGCATCGCCCTCCCGCTCTATCTCGTCGCCGAGCGCGCCGCCGCGGACGGCTTCGACCGCCTCGCCGTCGGACAGGGCGCCGACGAACTGTTCGGCGGGTACGCGAAGGTCGTCGATCCGGGGAACGACGACCGGGTCGCGGCCACGACGGTCCGCGGCGCGACCCGCGAGGTGATCCGGTCGCTCCCCGACCAGTTGGAGCGCGACACCCTGACCCTCCGGGCCGCGGGCGTCGCGCCCGTGACGCCGCTCCTGACCGACCGGGTCGTCGCGTCGGCGCTCCCCCTGCCCGGCCGCCTCCTCGCGACGCCCGACGAGCGAAAGGTGGCGCTCCGGCGGGCGGCCGCGGGCTGGCTCCCCGACTCCGTCGTCGCCACCGACAAGAAGGCCGTCCAGTACGGGAGCCTCGTCTCGCGCGAACTCGACCGTCTCGCCCGGCAGGCCGGATTCAAGCGACGGATGGACCGCCACGTCGACCGGTACGTCGAGTCGCTGGTCGGCGGCTAGGCGTCCGCCGCCGCGGCCACCTCGATGGCCTCCAGTCCCAGTTCCCGCACGTCCGGGTCGACGTCCGCCGTCCGGAGGTCCGCGGGGTCGTACCACGCCCACGCCTCGGGGCCGGGTTCGTCCGGGTCGGGGTCGATGTCCCGCGATCCGGCTGTCGCGTAGTAGACGTGATCGACGTGCTGGTGGCCCACCTCGCCGTCACAGACGTTCACGTCCGCCAGCATCAGGTGTCGCGGCCGGGGGATGGCCCGTGCCGTCGGCGAGGAGACGTCGGCGGTGTCGGCCAGCAGCGTCGGATCGAGCCCCGTCTCCTCGCGGGCCTCGCGGAGCGCCGCCTCGTGGGGGAGTTCCCCCCGGTCGACGTGGCCGCCGGGCGGCAGTCGCAGGCCCAGGCCCGGATGTTCGTGAAGCGCCGTCGCCCCGTCCGCGACCAGATAGATCGACGCGGTGAAATGTCGGGTCGTCTCCATGGGGGTGACAGGATCGGGCGACGTATCGTCCTTCCGACCGCGTAGCTTTTTCACAGATGACACGGATACTCCCGTCAGGTGCCCTCCATGAGTCACGTCAGCATCAAGGACGACCGCCTGAACCGCACCGTCCCCGTCGAATCGACGATAGGCACTATCGAGATCGACCTGTCCGGCGAGGAGAACACCGTCGTGTTGCCGGCGGACGCATCGGTGACGGTCGAGTACCGGTGACGCACCGCGCGAAAGGAGCCTACGGGACCTGAATCTGCTCCTCGGCTTCGAGCAGTTCGTGGTATCGGTTGCGGATGGTGACCTCGCTGATGTTGGCCACCTCGCTGACCTCGCTCTGGGTCACCTTCTCGTTGGTGAGGAGCGCGGCGGCGTAGATGGCGGCGGCCGCGAGGCCTACCGGGCTCTTGCCGCTGTGGACGCCCTGCTCTTTCGCCGTCTTCAGCAGGTCGCGGGCGCGGCGCTCGGACTCGTCCGAGAGGTCGAGTTCGGAGGCGAATCGGGGGACGTACTGCTCGGGATCGGCCGGCTGGATCTCGAGGCCGAGTTCCCGGACCACGTAGCGGTACGTGCGGGCGATTTCGTCCTTGTCGACGCGGGAGACGGTGGCGATTTCGTCGAGGGAGCGGGGGGTGCCGGCCTGTCGGGCGGCGGCGTAGAGGGCGCTGGTGGCGACGCCCTCGATGGAGCGGCCGGGCAGCAGGTCGTCCGAGAGGGCGCGCCGGTAGATGACCGAGGCGGTCTCGCGGACGTTCTCGGGGAGGCCCAGCGCCGAGGCCATGCGGTCGATCTCGCCGAGGGCCTGCTTGAGGTTGCGCTCCTTGGAGTCGCGGGTGCGGAACCGCTCGTTCCAGGTGC encodes the following:
- a CDS encoding transcription initiation factor IIB, with the translated sequence MTDSVRGYTTERARARESEDETESTDDSEQLRCPECGGQLATDTEHGETVCADCGLVVEEDEIDHGPEWRAFDSKEKDQKSRVGAPTTQMMHDKGLSTNIGWQDKDAYGKTLSSRQREKMQRLRTWNERFRTRDSKERNLKQALGEIDRMASALGLPENVRETASVIYRRALSDDLLPGRSIEGVATSALYAAARQAGTPRSLDEIATVSRVDKDEIARTYRYVVRELGLEIQPADPEQYVPRFASELDLSDESERRARDLLKTAKEQGVHSGKSPVGLAAAAIYAAALLTNEKVTQSEVSEVANISEVTIRNRYHELLEAEEQIQVP
- a CDS encoding NUDIX hydrolase translates to METTRHFTASIYLVADGATALHEHPGLGLRLPPGGHVDRGELPHEAALREAREETGLDPTLLADTADVSSPTARAIPRPRHLMLADVNVCDGEVGHQHVDHVYYATAGSRDIDPDPDEPGPEAWAWYDPADLRTADVDPDVRELGLEAIEVAAAADA
- a CDS encoding asparagine synthase C-terminal domain-containing protein, with protein sequence MRGADPATVRRALDAGDPLPGTGGFAGRLDGRLVRDVLGRRPLFGTPADWGFAPDDVTGPDSSPVPAGHVRERVDGHLVDRRVWSLPDPPTETDDDAAVGAVSRAVRGAVSAVDGSDLAVAFSGGVDSALVAAGVPDAPCYVAGFPDAHDVTAARDAAAAMDRDLRVVELDHDALERAVPEVVAATGRTDAMTVSIALPLYLVAERAAADGFDRLAVGQGADELFGGYAKVVDPGNDDRVAATTVRGATREVIRSLPDQLERDTLTLRAAGVAPVTPLLTDRVVASALPLPGRLLATPDERKVALRRAAAGWLPDSVVATDKKAVQYGSLVSRELDRLARQAGFKRRMDRHVDRYVESLVGG
- the purL gene encoding phosphoribosylformylglycinamidine synthase subunit PurL, translated to MSLSDPDHDLVAAELGRDPTPAEAALFENLWSEHCAYRSSRPLLSAFDSEAEQVVVGPGDDAAVVSLPTHAADGEETYVAMGIESHNHPSYVDPYDGAATGVGGIVRDILSMGAYPIALTDSLYFGGFDREHSRYLFEGVVEGIADYGNAIGVPTVGGSVEFHDDYEGNPLVNVACVGLVDEDRLVTAEAKSPGNKLVLVGNATGRDGLGGASFASEDLSEDAETEDRPAVQVGDPYTEKLLIEANEALIDEGLIRAARDLGAAGLGGASSELVAKGGLGAEIELDRVHQREPNMSALEILLAESQERMCYEVRPEDVDRVAAIADRYDLGCSVIGEVTDGNYVCTFEGETVVDVPAEFLADGAPTNDLPMEDPEEAPRDLPDVDPADAFDAVVASPNTASKEWVYRQYDHEVGTRTARRPGDDAAVMAIREAGTGLALSAGAIPAWTDANPYEGARAVALENATNLAAKGAIPHAAVDCLNGGNPEKPDVYGGFGAIVDGLADMCRDLSVPVVGGNVSLYNDSAAGPIPPTPTVAMIGVRDGYDAPPMGATGEGTLLEVGARGGALGGSEYLAQVGGTDRFPDLPDDAGSTVDALATVADLDSTLATHDVSHGGLAVTLAEMVTDDVGVSATVADAEALFDETPGRVVVETTDVPAVEAAAGDLPVRDIGAATADARLTLSVGGERLMRDAADIGDLRAVIERELE
- the epsC gene encoding serine O-acetyltransferase EpsC, with the translated sequence MGYDYTGDADRELVDAYRADESPFPTDSSREYPRRDFLRDEPLLLKQLLFPQCWNATELLDDPDETRRRLTRLGTCIHKGITAYADRDGDSLTGVVDETLDRLPEIRDTLKRDVEAAYKGDPAARSYCEIIRSYPGFHATLTHRVAHVLYEAEHFQYARELAEYAKSETGIDIHPGAEIGDYFFVDHGTGVVIGETATVGDWVRIYQNVTLGALHFEEEEGEEHMLAKGYKRHPDIGDHVVIGAGSNVLGPVEIGDHVSIGANSWVTDDVPDDTSVFISDHPEQERKPNG
- a CDS encoding PHP domain-containing protein produces the protein MLSVELHTHSSLSHDGRDPVDHLLEQAASVGLDALAVTDHDEIDASLDAVEKAPDYGLIGIPGMEITSAAGHVLAFGIRDLIPAGLPFEATLDRIHEQGGIAVIPHPFQASRHGVAPHVTGPALASADAIEVYNSRLLTGRANRKAERFAATHDLPMTAGSDAHIAEMVGQAITEVDADERTAESILDAIAAGRTSVVGRRTPWRISFRQAAGGAKRRLMRALGNLL